The following are encoded together in the Haloarcula rubripromontorii genome:
- a CDS encoding IS1/IS1595 family N-terminal zinc-binding domain-containing protein translates to MFPFELLSSEESAANLLEQVRWREGLCCPRCRSESVIKHGSYREYQRYLCKDCD, encoded by the coding sequence ATGTTCCCATTTGAATTGCTGAGTTCAGAGGAGAGCGCCGCGAACCTGCTGGAGCAGGTTCGCTGGCGCGAGGGCCTCTGTTGCCCGCGCTGCCGGTCTGAATCGGTGATCAAACACGGCAGCTATCGAGAGTATCAACGGTATCTCTGTAAGGATTGCGAC